A single genomic interval of Nonomuraea rubra harbors:
- a CDS encoding protein kinase domain-containing protein yields MIEEAEILPLTREDPRQISRYAIQGRLGAGGQGVVYLGRDPGGRPVAVKVLRESGLPAPQARARFAREVDAARSVPQAHTAAILDADVLAERPYIVSEYVPGLSLQAAVERNGVFTGNALERLATHTITALAAIHGAKVVHRDFKPANVLIGPDGPRVVDFGIARALESGAHPTSSMLGTPPYMAPEQLHEQPAGAYTDVFAWAATMVFAATGRPPFGQGPFAAVAHRILNASPNLDGVPAPLRDVLARCLAKDPAERPAAIQVLQSLIGHGTVVEPESWQAPTEPARKRTGLLVGAVSAALVVLTACSVAILRYTSSGDGEPAASRHTGPAASQHTGPAASQHTGPAASERTGAAASENAEPGTKDPADPAGRRNHWPLGEGSGTQAADSAGEAKLLLHAGAGWDTRPPAPGRNALLFDGVKGYAATEGPAAVDPARSFTVAAMARIDRLPAASDFAAVLSQDSTDDVFSYTLQNMRCTAAGKPDRFCPGAGSYWAFSVHETGSVDAERAVAATAAELRTWTRVAGVHDREAGEIRIYVNGRLEGIRTLTNPVRPASGPFYLGRATYAGPVDFWPGAVADVAVWERALPDEEIGALN; encoded by the coding sequence ATGATCGAAGAAGCCGAAATCCTGCCCCTCACCCGCGAGGACCCCCGGCAGATCTCCCGGTACGCCATCCAGGGGCGTCTCGGCGCCGGCGGGCAGGGCGTCGTCTACCTCGGGCGCGACCCCGGCGGCAGGCCGGTCGCCGTCAAGGTGCTCAGGGAGAGCGGGCTGCCGGCCCCGCAGGCCCGCGCCCGCTTCGCGCGGGAGGTGGACGCAGCGCGCAGCGTCCCCCAGGCCCACACCGCCGCGATCCTGGACGCCGACGTCCTGGCCGAGCGGCCGTACATCGTCAGCGAGTACGTGCCCGGCCTGTCCCTGCAGGCGGCGGTGGAGCGCAACGGCGTGTTCACCGGCAACGCGCTGGAACGGCTGGCCACCCACACCATCACCGCGCTGGCCGCCATCCACGGCGCGAAGGTGGTGCACCGGGACTTCAAGCCGGCCAACGTGCTGATCGGGCCGGACGGGCCGCGCGTGGTGGACTTCGGCATCGCCCGCGCCCTGGAGTCCGGCGCGCATCCGACGAGCTCCATGCTGGGGACGCCGCCGTACATGGCTCCCGAGCAGCTGCACGAGCAGCCCGCCGGCGCGTACACGGACGTGTTCGCCTGGGCCGCGACGATGGTCTTCGCCGCGACCGGCAGGCCGCCCTTCGGCCAGGGCCCCTTCGCCGCGGTGGCCCACCGCATCCTGAACGCGTCGCCGAACCTGGACGGCGTGCCCGCCCCGCTGCGTGACGTGCTCGCGCGCTGCCTGGCCAAGGACCCGGCCGAGCGGCCGGCCGCCATCCAGGTGCTGCAGTCGCTGATCGGCCACGGCACCGTGGTGGAGCCGGAGTCCTGGCAGGCGCCCACGGAACCGGCGAGGAAGCGCACGGGCCTGCTGGTCGGCGCGGTCTCCGCCGCGCTGGTCGTCCTCACGGCCTGCTCGGTCGCGATCCTGCGCTACACCTCCTCGGGCGACGGCGAACCCGCCGCCTCCCGGCACACCGGCCCCGCCGCTTCCCAGCACACCGGCCCCGCCGCTTCCCAGCACACCGGCCCCGCCGCTTCCGAACGCACCGGCGCCGCCGCCTCGGAGAACGCGGAGCCCGGCACGAAGGACCCGGCGGACCCGGCGGGGCGGCGCAACCACTGGCCGCTCGGCGAGGGGTCGGGCACGCAGGCCGCCGACTCCGCGGGCGAGGCGAAGCTGCTGCTGCACGCCGGCGCCGGCTGGGACACCCGCCCGCCCGCGCCGGGTCGGAACGCGCTGCTGTTCGACGGCGTCAAGGGGTACGCCGCCACCGAGGGGCCGGCGGCCGTCGATCCGGCGCGCAGCTTCACCGTCGCGGCCATGGCCCGCATCGACCGGCTCCCGGCGGCGTCCGACTTCGCGGCGGTGCTGAGCCAGGACTCGACCGACGACGTCTTCTCCTACACCCTCCAGAACATGCGCTGCACCGCGGCGGGGAAGCCGGACCGCTTCTGCCCGGGAGCGGGTTCGTACTGGGCGTTCTCGGTGCACGAGACGGGCAGCGTCGACGCGGAACGGGCCGTGGCCGCCACCGCCGCCGAGCTCAGGACCTGGACGCGGGTCGCGGGGGTCCACGACCGGGAGGCCGGCGAGATCCGGATCTACGTCAACGGCCGTCTGGAAGGCATCAGGACGCTGACCAACCCGGTACGCCCCGCCTCCGGCCCCTTCTACCTGGGGCGCGCCACGTACGCCGGGCCCGTGGACTTCTGGCCGGGCGCGGTCGCCGACGTGGCGGTCTGGGAGCGGGCATTGCCGGACGAGGAGATCGGCGCGCTGAATTAG
- a CDS encoding glycoside hydrolase family 1 protein, producing MGIAFPEGFLWGAASSAHQIEGNNVASDLWGLESRLPERSGDACDSYHRWPEDLDLVRDLGLSAYRFGIEWARIEPVEGEVSRAHLAHYRRMVEGCLERGLTPVVTLHHFTSPLWFQREGGWRSGTAVERFRRYVRTVLPILDGVSWVCTINEPNMLAMMAEAMRNGHHEGGVAGAMAAPDQAMADTLTDAHRAAREELGTAGLRSGWTIANQNFQAEDGAQAERDAWAWPREDRFLDAASGDDFVGVQAYTRVRIGRDGALPVPDGARRTLTGWEFYPGALGDAVRHTARRLPGVPILVTENGVATGDDAERVEYTRAALAGLHAAMADGADVRGYLHWSLLDNYEWGSWAPTFGLVSVDRETFARDAKPSARWLGDVARANAL from the coding sequence ATGGGGATCGCGTTTCCGGAGGGCTTCCTGTGGGGTGCGGCGAGCAGCGCGCACCAGATCGAGGGCAACAACGTCGCCAGCGACCTGTGGGGGCTGGAGAGCCGGCTGCCCGAGCGCAGCGGCGACGCCTGCGACAGCTACCACCGCTGGCCCGAGGACCTCGACCTGGTGCGGGACCTCGGCCTGAGCGCTTACCGGTTCGGCATCGAGTGGGCGCGGATCGAGCCGGTCGAGGGCGAGGTGTCGCGGGCCCACCTCGCGCACTACCGCCGCATGGTGGAAGGCTGCCTGGAGCGCGGGCTCACCCCCGTGGTGACGCTGCACCACTTCACCAGCCCGCTGTGGTTCCAGCGGGAGGGCGGGTGGCGGTCCGGCACGGCGGTCGAGCGGTTCCGCAGGTACGTGCGGACGGTGCTGCCCATCCTGGACGGCGTCTCCTGGGTATGCACGATCAACGAGCCCAACATGCTCGCGATGATGGCCGAGGCCATGCGGAACGGGCACCACGAGGGCGGCGTGGCCGGCGCCATGGCGGCCCCTGACCAGGCGATGGCCGACACCCTGACCGACGCGCACCGGGCCGCCCGCGAGGAACTGGGCACGGCCGGCCTGAGGTCGGGCTGGACGATCGCCAACCAGAACTTCCAGGCCGAGGACGGCGCGCAGGCCGAGCGGGACGCGTGGGCCTGGCCCAGGGAGGACCGGTTCCTGGACGCCGCCTCGGGCGACGACTTCGTGGGGGTGCAGGCGTACACGCGGGTGCGGATCGGCCGCGACGGCGCGCTGCCCGTCCCCGACGGCGCCCGGCGCACGCTCACCGGGTGGGAGTTCTACCCCGGCGCGCTCGGCGACGCCGTACGGCACACGGCACGGCGGTTGCCCGGCGTGCCGATCCTGGTGACGGAGAACGGCGTGGCCACGGGGGACGACGCCGAGCGCGTGGAGTACACGCGGGCGGCGCTGGCCGGGCTGCACGCGGCCATGGCCGATGGGGCCGACGTGCGCGGCTATTTGCACTGGTCGTTGCTGGACAACTACGAGTGGGGGTCGTGGGCGCCGACCTTCGGGCTGGTGTCGGTGGACCGGGAGACGTTCGCCCGCGACGCCAAGCCCAGCGCCCGCTGGCTGGGCGACGTCGCCCGCGCCAACGCCCTGTAA
- a CDS encoding glycoside hydrolase family 3 C-terminal domain-containing protein — protein sequence MKLSLEEKASLTSGGGTWHTTAVRDVVPALTLSDGPHGIRRPRDSSTGSTGSSGDALGLRDSVPATCFPPAVALGSSWDPGLAGRVGAALAGEARALGVDVVLGPGVNIKRSPLCGRNFEYFSEDPHLTGVMGAAVVTGIQSLGVGACVKHFAVNNQETDRMRVSADVDEQTLREIYLPAFEHIVREAGPYAVMCAYNRVNGVHASRNRWLLSELLRGEWGFDGLVMSDWGAVNDRVAALEAGLDLEMPPTGTDEEIVAAVRAGRLPESVLDVAAGRVIRLAERVRARPRHDGGWSAEAHHELAREAARASAVLLKNDGVLPLAPGLRVAVLGEQARSPRYQGHGSSHVVPTRLDSALESLRTAIGVTFAPGYRLDGVPDPELEREAVETAAAADVAVLFLGLPDAAESEGFDRTTLDLPAVQIALLRRVAGACPRVVVVLSNGGVVSVAGWQEHASAVLEGWLLGQAGGAALADLLLGTHSPSGRLTETIPLRLADVPCHLHFPGSDGHVLYGEGRYVGYRHHDTLGTEVAYPFGHGLTYSRFAYSDLEVRETGTNEWLVAFTVANTGERAAQEVAQLYVAFEEEQPTRPRHTLRGFAKVGLEPGASARVRLPLTGRDLAQWSVERGGWRVDPGAFVVEIGASSRDIRLRAEVTTPGDGYLPELTGMSTLGEWLAHPVCGRVLRERLRGAPGDSEPDPALLRLALGIPLIKFRTFGLGLTAQVVDDLVAAVRTHS from the coding sequence ATGAAACTCTCCCTGGAGGAGAAGGCGTCGCTCACCTCCGGAGGCGGCACCTGGCACACCACGGCGGTCCGGGACGTGGTGCCGGCGCTCACGCTCTCCGACGGCCCGCACGGGATCCGCCGCCCGCGCGACTCCTCCACCGGCTCCACCGGCTCCTCCGGCGATGCGCTGGGCCTGCGTGACAGCGTGCCCGCCACCTGTTTCCCGCCCGCCGTCGCGCTCGGCTCCTCCTGGGATCCCGGGCTGGCCGGGCGCGTGGGCGCGGCGCTGGCCGGGGAGGCGCGCGCGCTCGGGGTGGACGTCGTGCTCGGGCCGGGGGTGAACATCAAGCGTTCCCCGCTGTGCGGGCGCAACTTCGAGTACTTCTCCGAGGACCCGCACCTGACCGGCGTGATGGGGGCGGCCGTGGTGACCGGCATCCAGTCGCTGGGCGTCGGGGCGTGCGTGAAGCACTTCGCGGTCAACAACCAGGAGACCGACCGCATGCGCGTCAGCGCGGACGTGGACGAGCAGACGCTGCGCGAGATCTACCTGCCCGCCTTCGAGCACATCGTGCGTGAGGCAGGGCCGTACGCGGTGATGTGCGCCTACAACCGCGTCAACGGCGTGCACGCCAGCCGGAACCGGTGGTTGCTGAGCGAGCTGCTGCGCGGCGAGTGGGGGTTCGACGGGCTGGTGATGTCCGACTGGGGCGCGGTGAACGACCGCGTGGCGGCCCTGGAAGCGGGCCTCGACCTGGAGATGCCGCCCACCGGCACGGACGAGGAGATCGTCGCGGCGGTCCGCGCGGGCCGCCTGCCCGAGTCCGTCCTGGACGTGGCGGCCGGACGGGTGATCCGGCTGGCCGAGCGGGTACGCGCCCGGCCGCGGCACGACGGCGGCTGGAGTGCCGAGGCGCATCACGAGCTGGCTCGCGAGGCCGCCCGGGCCTCGGCCGTGCTGCTGAAGAACGACGGCGTCCTGCCGCTGGCTCCCGGCCTGCGCGTCGCGGTGCTGGGCGAGCAGGCCCGCAGCCCCCGCTACCAGGGCCACGGCAGCTCGCACGTGGTACCGACCAGGCTGGACAGCGCGCTGGAGTCGCTGCGCACGGCGATCGGCGTGACGTTCGCGCCCGGCTACCGGCTCGACGGGGTGCCCGATCCCGAGCTGGAGCGGGAGGCTGTGGAGACGGCCGCCGCCGCCGACGTGGCGGTCCTGTTCCTCGGCCTGCCGGACGCCGCGGAGTCGGAGGGCTTCGACCGCACCACCCTCGACCTGCCCGCCGTCCAGATCGCTCTGCTGCGCCGGGTGGCCGGGGCCTGCCCGCGAGTCGTCGTGGTGCTCTCCAACGGCGGCGTCGTCTCGGTCGCCGGATGGCAGGAGCACGCCTCGGCCGTACTGGAGGGGTGGCTGCTCGGCCAGGCGGGCGGCGCGGCGCTGGCCGACCTGCTGCTCGGCACGCACAGCCCGTCGGGACGGCTCACGGAGACGATCCCGCTGCGCCTGGCCGACGTGCCCTGCCACCTGCACTTCCCCGGCTCCGACGGGCACGTCCTGTACGGCGAGGGCCGCTACGTCGGCTACCGCCACCACGACACGCTCGGCACCGAGGTGGCCTACCCCTTCGGCCACGGGCTGACGTACTCCCGCTTCGCCTACTCCGACCTGGAGGTCCGCGAGACCGGCACGAACGAGTGGCTGGTCGCGTTCACCGTCGCCAACACCGGGGAGCGGGCCGCGCAGGAAGTCGCGCAGCTCTACGTGGCCTTCGAGGAGGAGCAGCCCACCCGGCCGCGCCACACGCTGCGCGGCTTCGCCAAGGTCGGCCTGGAGCCGGGCGCGAGCGCGCGGGTGCGGCTGCCGCTCACCGGGCGGGACCTGGCCCAGTGGTCGGTGGAGCGCGGGGGCTGGCGGGTCGATCCCGGTGCCTTCGTCGTCGAGATCGGCGCGTCCTCCCGGGACATCCGGCTGCGCGCCGAGGTGACCACGCCAGGCGACGGCTACCTGCCCGAGCTGACCGGGATGTCCACGCTGGGCGAATGGCTGGCGCATCCGGTGTGCGGGCGGGTGCTGCGGGAGCGGCTGCGCGGGGCGCCGGGCGACTCCGAGCCCGACCCGGCGCTGCTGCGGCTGGCGCTCGGCATCCCGCTGATCAAGTTCCGCACGTTCGGGCTGGGGCTGACGGCCCAGGTCGTGGACGACCTGGTCGCCGCCGTCCGCACCCACTCCTGA